In Mycobacterium branderi, the DNA window GCGCTTTCCGAAGCTGCAGGACCCGCCCAGCGACGACATCTGCTACGCCACCCAGAACCGCCAGGTAGCGGTCAAGGCGATGGCGCCCGAGTGCGAGCTGGTGATCGTCGTCGGCTCGGCCAACTCGTCGAACTCGGTGCGGCTGGTCGAGGTGGCGCTGGGTGCGGGTTCTCGCGCCGCGCACCTGGTGGACTGCGCCGACGACATCGACCCGGCATGGCTCGACGACGTCACCACCGTCGGCGTCACCTCCGGCGCTTCGGTGCCCGAAATCCTGGTGCGCGGTGTGTTGGAGCGGTTGGCCGAACACGGCTACGACGTGGTGCAGCCGGTGACGACGGCCAACGAGACGCTGGTGTTCGCGCTGCCGCGAGAAATCCGCCCCGCCCGTTCCTAGTGTTGCTAGGTCTGGTCGGGCGGAGCTGGGTTCCGGTAGCGAACCCGCGAGATCGGGTGATGCGTTGCCGTGGCGCCGGTCGGTGCGGGCCGGCGGCGCGGGGGCTCTGCAGGTTTTGCCGGCTCGTACGGCTCGATGGGGTCGTACGGGTCGAAGCGACTGCTGCGGCGGGTTGCCGCGCCGCTGCGACGGACATGCGGGTCGCGGCGGATCTCCCGCGGCGGCCGGCCGCGCAAATCCGGGTCGCGCGGCGTCCTGGTCCGTCGCGGTGGGTCGGGCAAATCGGCGTCGCGGGCGGGCGCCGGGCGTCGACGACGGGTGCGGTCGACCGCGGGGTCGTCATCCAGCGGCGGCCGCACATGGCGGGATCGCGAGGCGGCCGCGCGCCTCGCCGGTCGTTCACTGGTTGCCTTGGCCGATCTCGTCGAACGCTGGCTGCGTCGTGTCCGGGCCGTCGCGGTCTTGCTGGTGTGCTCGGGCTTGGCAGATTGGCGCCCGAGGAGCGACGCCAGCTTCGCGACGAGGCTGTCCTTGCGTTCGCTGGCCGTGTCGGCTTCGCCTGTCGCCGCCGAGCGCGCGGCCATGCCCAGATACCAGCGGACCATCCCGATCAGCAATACGGCCGCCGAGGTGAACAGCATCAGCGGGAAACGCTCGATCAGCGGATAGCCACAGTTGATCAGCAGGTCCTTGAGCCCGGCGATTTTGGCGCCGTGGAACAGCCAATACGCCCCCGGCACCGCGCAGAACAGGATCAGCGGCGGCTGGATGACCGCGGTGAACACGCCGGCCTGCCGCACCGCCAGTACTGCGGCCAGGCAGCCAATGACGTAGAGGGCGGAGAAGACGCCGGTCAGCTCCTTGTTTCCCGATCCGGCGTCGAACGCAAAACCCGCCGCCGTGGCGGTCACGCCGATGACGACAGCCGCCCACCATGGGACACCGGGCATGGTCGGGATGATCGAGCGGTGATCCGCCGCCACCGCCGATCTCGCCCGCTGTGCTGACACACGTTGACCGTACCGGCTCAGCGCCGAAAGGCGCGTAAAGACCTGCCCCTGGACTTGCGGGGTGATCCGCTTCGCCCGGCTTCGCCGCGCTTGCGATCACCTCGTCGTTTGGGGGGTGATCCGCTTCGCCCGGCTTCGCCGCGCTTGCGATCACCCCTACACTTGGCTCCCTGTGAGCTTGAGCCTGGGGATCGTGGGTTTGCCCAACGTCGGCAAGTCGACGCTGTTCAACGCGTTGACCAAAAACGACGTGGTGGCCGCCAACTACCCGTTCGCGACCATCGAACCCAACGAGGGCGTCGTCCCACTGCCCGATCCACGGCTACCCAAGCTGGCCGAGATGTTCGATTCGGAGCGGATTGTCCCGGCTCCGGTGACGTTCGTCGACATCGCCGGGCTCGTCGCGGGCGCTTCCGAAGGCGCCGGGCTGGGCAACAAGTTCCTGGCCAACATCCGCGAGTGCGACGCGATTTGCCAAGTGGTGCGGGTGTTTTCGGACGACGACGTGGCCCACGTCGCCGGGCAGGTCGACCCCAAATCCGATATCGAAGTCATCGAGACCGAGTTGATCCTGGCCGACCTGCAAACCCTGGAACGCGCCGTGCCGCGGCTGGAGAAAGAGGCCCGCAACAACAAGGACCGCAAGCCGGTCCACGAGGCCGCAGTGGCGGCCCAGCAGATCCTTGACGGCGGCAAGACGCTTTTCGCCGCGGGCCTGGACGCCTCGCCGCTGCGCGAGCTGAACCTGCTGACCACCAAGCCCTTCCTGTACGTGTTCAACGCCGACGAAGCCGTGTTGACCGACGCTGAGCGGGTCGCCGCGCTGCGCGAGCTCGTCGCGCCCGCCGATGCGGTGTTCCTGGACGCCAAGATCGAAGCGGAACTGGCCGAGCTCGACGACGAGTCGGCCGCCGAGCTACTGGAGTCCATTGGTCAGACCGAACGCGGCCTCGATGCGCTGGCCCGGGCCGGCTTTCACACACTGAAGCTGCAGACGTTCCTGACGGCCGGGCCCAAGGAGGCGCGGGCGTGGGTCATCCACCAGGGCGACACCGCGCCGAAAGCGGCCGGAGTAATCCACTCGGACTTCGAAAAGGGTTTCATCAAGGCCGAAATCGTGTCCT includes these proteins:
- a CDS encoding DUF6542 domain-containing protein, encoding MSAQRARSAVAADHRSIIPTMPGVPWWAAVVIGVTATAAGFAFDAGSGNKELTGVFSALYVIGCLAAVLAVRQAGVFTAVIQPPLILFCAVPGAYWLFHGAKIAGLKDLLINCGYPLIERFPLMLFTSAAVLLIGMVRWYLGMAARSAATGEADTASERKDSLVAKLASLLGRQSAKPEHTSKTATARTRRSQRSTRSAKATSERPARRAAASRSRHVRPPLDDDPAVDRTRRRRPAPARDADLPDPPRRTRTPRDPDLRGRPPREIRRDPHVRRSGAATRRSSRFDPYDPIEPYEPAKPAEPPRRRPAPTGATATHHPISRVRYRNPAPPDQT
- the ychF gene encoding redox-regulated ATPase YchF — its product is MSLSLGIVGLPNVGKSTLFNALTKNDVVAANYPFATIEPNEGVVPLPDPRLPKLAEMFDSERIVPAPVTFVDIAGLVAGASEGAGLGNKFLANIRECDAICQVVRVFSDDDVAHVAGQVDPKSDIEVIETELILADLQTLERAVPRLEKEARNNKDRKPVHEAAVAAQQILDGGKTLFAAGLDASPLRELNLLTTKPFLYVFNADEAVLTDAERVAALRELVAPADAVFLDAKIEAELAELDDESAAELLESIGQTERGLDALARAGFHTLKLQTFLTAGPKEARAWVIHQGDTAPKAAGVIHSDFEKGFIKAEIVSYDDLVAAGSMAAAKAAGKVRMEGKDYVMADGDVVEFRFNV